Genomic window (Bacteroidota bacterium):
TACAACACAACTTACGCACAGTACGCCACGTATATCGGCGGACTCGGCACCAACGGCGGCTCACGATATATTGCACCGGAACAGGGATTTTTTATTATCTGTAACACATCACCCGGTGGAACCTTGGGCATGAACAACAACGTACGTGTACACAGCAATGCACCCTTTATGAAAACAGCTTCGGAACAGGACTATGTACGCCTGACACTTGGCAGCAACGGGTTCAAAGATGAAATCATTGTCCGCATAAACAATTCTGCGACGACCGGTTTTGACGGCGATTTGGACGCTTTGAAAATTCCTGAAGAAAACATGAATCAGCTTTGGTCGCAGACTATCGGCGATGCAGCTACACAGTATGCAATAAACAGTTTGCCTGATGTGCAGAACAATCCCGATGTGCCGGTGTATTTCAAACCTTCAGCCTCAGGAACATTTACCATCACTGCTTCGGAATTTGAGTCGCTTTCGGCACAGACGGGAATATGGCTTGAGGATGTAAAAACGGGAATTATCACCGACCTTATTGCTGTTCCCGAATATCAGTTCAGCGCCACACCGTCGGATCAGACGAACCGCTTTATTCTTCATTTTAATCAAAGTTCAACTTCAATTCAAACTTCCGCGGCAAGCGACCTGTCCGTGCTGATGACACCCAACCCGAACAGCGGTCGGTTTGCATTAAGCGCAGCTAATGAAGAATTGAACGGCTACACAGTAAAAGTGTTTGACCTTCCGGGAAAATGTATTTTCAACGCTCAATACAACATGCTGCATAATCAGATGATAGACCTCGGCGACATCACACCGGGCTCTTATTATTTAAAAGTAACATCAGCCGGCAGCACCAGAGTATTTAAATTCATGGTGGTGAAATAATTTTTGAGATTCAAATAAAAAGAACTGCCGCACATACTGTGGCAGTTTTTTTTTCGTTATACCCTATGAAAAATCCTGTTATACCGGTAGGATTCACTGACATGAATCATCCCTGCAACAGCGAAATTCACGGCGAAATATTGAAACCTGAACGATAAAAGCACTATCTTTGTAGTATCACAAGGGTTCGCCCTGAAAATAAAAAACAGATAGCAGATTTCATCGGAGCAACATAAATATCAGCAACTAAACAAACTAATTAAACTTTTTGGTGTAATAATTCCTGCTGAAGTGAAAAAAACGACACTGATACTGTTCACACTCATAACGCTGCTGGGGAATCTCTCTTACGGACAAGGAAAGCATTTTTGGTATCTGCCGAACTCCACAACAAAAACGAGAATCGTTCACACTTACTACACAGTTTCCTATTCTGTGCCGGATAAAGAGGCGGAATGGGATGCGTATATGCTGACCCGTGAAAGAGCGTCGAGTGAAAAGGTTACGAGGGCAAATAATTTCAGGAAAGACCCGCTGATTTCAAAATCAGCTTCAGCGAATCCTGATGATTACAAGAAATCAGGCTACGACCGTGGTCACCTCACCCCTGCCGGCGACATGAGATTTGATTCGGTTGCAATGTCGGAATCTTTTTACTTAACCAATATAAGCCCTCAGCTGGCCGACTTTAACCGTGGCATCTGGCAGCGTGTAGAACAGCAGGTAAGGAACTGGGCTGTGGATTATGATACACTTTATATTGTTACCGGTGGGGTGTTGAAAGACCCAATGGGAACTCTGGGTGAAAGTAAAATTACAATCCCAAAATACTTCTACAAAGTTGTGCTTGATTATAAAAATGGCA
Coding sequences:
- a CDS encoding DNA/RNA non-specific endonuclease, with protein sequence MKKTTLILFTLITLLGNLSYGQGKHFWYLPNSTTKTRIVHTYYTVSYSVPDKEAEWDAYMLTRERASSEKVTRANNFRKDPLISKSASANPDDYKKSGYDRGHLTPAGDMRFDSVAMSESFYLTNISPQLADFNRGIWQRVEQQVRNWAVDYDTLYIVTGGVLKDPMGTLGESKITIPKYFYKVVLDYKNGKAKAIAFLLPNMQGGRKLREYTVTIDSVEKMTGIDFFPALPDSIENRVESTVDTTLWKWDVSPEPRKYYSTKKVDYSESDITIKPSNAMEHIGEKVNVAGVIAQVSETANIIYLNMGGKYPDNNFSGQIYRKNAGLFNDVASYSGKKVSITGKIKEYNGKPLIIIDSPEQIRFI